One genomic window of Tatumella citrea includes the following:
- a CDS encoding YdgH/BhsA/McbA-like domain containing protein has translation MKTIKNIAAVALLSVISAGAFAQTVTATASTLDGAEAKIAAQAKAAGSSYSITEAHYGNQVHMTAELNK, from the coding sequence ATGAAAACCATCAAAAATATTGCTGCCGTTGCTCTGTTATCTGTTATTTCTGCCGGTGCTTTTGCCCAGACGGTCACCGCAACCGCCTCGACTCTGGACGGTGCCGAAGCGAAAATTGCTGCTCAGGCCAAAGCCGCAGGTAGCAGTTACAGCATTACCGAAGCTCACTACGGTAATCAGGTGCATATGACGGCTGAACTGAATAAATAA
- a CDS encoding DUF4062 domain-containing protein — protein sequence MNTVIPREIRVFLSSTFRDMDAERDYLLTRVFPEIRRLCYERMVTFSEIDLRWGITEQAAKNGRTVQICLEEIERCRQLGIPPFFIGFLGERYGWVPQPNDLSEYWQNSPDQQYAEIIHQALTAGISVTELEIRFAFLEPPREFSLTSAEHGLSRVQMYLRDPALTVKLQQQAEDKNSWFDQLPDGTPDTVSAQKQQSLKQRLRSDFSGMIALDHYDSVEAFGESVSRYLREAIDTLYPAESVPDSWQQKIREHSLYAAVRRRGYIPMDDFRQQLVRQLNRTAGYIEPAPILISAPSGMGKSAFMADLETDLRTRNRPYEWPEEDVFKNESIEDILNKDQNYRVFSHYTGADGDQSLENFRSRLFHFLAFAGDNDTLSPDDAEAWEQLDKRLQRFTREHSVTLVLLLDAVNQLMPAENSLRRLYQRVWPRRVLLAITGTPEASELINQLNQEPEVSRWQLSELPTLTEDQRRALCSARLSSVSKTLSEPLTQRLITADACRNPLFLHLILEELCLHARHEALPSLLEDLLACQTPGALFLRVLQAADHDYVLPELATRTACCIAASRRGLTHSELAGALAKYPEIRVADQQLLPLLARLAPYCINSEGRLRLLHSAFEEAMQHSATMESCRESLIKHFTDLNDFSLAERTWQWLALDEAEAAIRELSLAENVVSLYRTDARLLHQLWQAAGIYQVNPLALGRKLNQPFSWKPFSEKLSTEDTVTALNIFTWLRQTGATTAASDWAEVIRPLIDAQETPDSSKAAFYNTLSVLQTNLGQEQQADQAIDMAIDHGFGLMDPGMMAGMMANKASVLNKSGNPHHALKLFENARLMAAIPPGNPVVEASIIMQMAQIKSELGMANSTETEQQINHSINIIRQLPPYDKQQKHLCELYQELASVFMEREDFSTAAETYLQAIAAGNHLYQPDEGPMPGLLDIYQWCLQRL from the coding sequence ATGAATACTGTAATCCCTCGTGAAATCAGGGTATTTCTTTCCTCCACTTTCCGCGATATGGATGCAGAACGTGATTACCTGCTGACAAGGGTTTTCCCTGAAATCCGCCGGTTGTGTTATGAGCGCATGGTCACTTTCAGTGAAATCGACTTGCGATGGGGGATTACCGAACAGGCAGCGAAAAATGGGCGGACAGTACAGATTTGCCTGGAGGAGATAGAACGTTGCAGGCAGTTGGGCATTCCACCCTTTTTTATCGGTTTTCTTGGCGAACGCTACGGCTGGGTTCCGCAACCCAACGATTTATCGGAGTACTGGCAAAACTCGCCGGATCAACAATATGCAGAAATCATTCATCAGGCACTGACGGCGGGAATTAGCGTTACCGAACTGGAAATCCGCTTTGCCTTTCTTGAACCTCCCCGGGAATTCAGCCTGACCTCTGCTGAGCATGGCTTATCCCGGGTACAGATGTATCTGCGTGATCCGGCCCTGACCGTTAAACTGCAGCAACAGGCTGAGGATAAAAATAGCTGGTTCGATCAGTTACCCGACGGTACTCCGGACACTGTATCAGCACAAAAGCAGCAATCGCTGAAGCAGCGACTGCGCAGTGACTTTTCCGGGATGATTGCCCTGGATCACTACGACTCTGTCGAAGCCTTTGGTGAATCGGTCAGCCGCTATCTGCGGGAGGCGATTGATACCCTCTATCCTGCGGAGTCGGTTCCGGATAGCTGGCAACAAAAGATACGGGAACACAGCCTGTATGCTGCGGTCAGGCGACGTGGCTATATTCCTATGGATGATTTCCGCCAGCAGCTGGTTCGCCAGCTAAACCGGACAGCAGGATATATAGAGCCAGCCCCCATACTGATCAGCGCCCCTTCCGGTATGGGAAAAAGTGCCTTTATGGCCGATCTGGAAACTGATTTGCGCACCCGCAACCGGCCCTATGAATGGCCGGAAGAGGACGTATTTAAAAATGAATCGATAGAAGACATTCTGAATAAAGACCAGAATTATCGCGTGTTCAGTCACTATACCGGAGCTGACGGAGACCAGAGTCTGGAGAACTTCCGTAGCCGGTTATTTCACTTTCTGGCGTTTGCCGGAGACAACGATACACTCTCGCCGGATGACGCAGAGGCCTGGGAGCAGCTTGATAAGCGCCTTCAGCGTTTTACCCGTGAACACAGTGTCACGCTGGTACTGTTACTGGATGCGGTAAATCAGTTGATGCCTGCGGAAAATAGTCTCAGGCGCCTTTATCAGCGGGTGTGGCCGCGGAGAGTTTTACTGGCGATTACCGGGACTCCGGAAGCCTCAGAGCTGATAAATCAGCTTAATCAGGAGCCCGAAGTCTCCCGCTGGCAGCTTTCAGAATTGCCGACACTGACAGAAGATCAACGCAGAGCCTTGTGCAGCGCACGTCTTTCCAGCGTCAGCAAAACACTCTCTGAACCACTGACTCAGCGTCTGATCACTGCTGATGCCTGCCGTAACCCCTTATTTCTTCATCTGATACTGGAGGAATTATGCCTGCATGCCAGGCATGAAGCACTGCCTTCGTTACTGGAGGATTTACTGGCCTGCCAGACCCCCGGCGCACTATTTTTACGTGTGTTACAGGCTGCGGATCACGATTATGTACTGCCGGAACTGGCAACCCGCACCGCCTGTTGCATAGCCGCCTCAAGGCGCGGGCTGACCCATTCTGAACTCGCCGGAGCACTGGCTAAATACCCGGAAATCCGGGTCGCCGACCAGCAGTTATTACCACTACTGGCACGGCTGGCACCTTATTGTATCAACAGTGAAGGACGGTTGCGGTTGTTACACAGCGCTTTTGAAGAAGCGATGCAACACAGTGCGACTATGGAAAGCTGCCGTGAATCCCTGATCAAACATTTTACTGATCTGAATGATTTTTCTCTGGCAGAACGAACCTGGCAATGGCTGGCTCTGGATGAGGCAGAAGCTGCCATCCGCGAACTGTCTCTGGCAGAAAATGTCGTCAGCCTGTACCGCACCGATGCCCGTTTGTTGCATCAACTGTGGCAGGCTGCGGGGATCTATCAGGTCAATCCGCTAGCACTGGGTCGTAAATTAAACCAGCCTTTCAGCTGGAAGCCATTCTCCGAAAAACTGAGTACTGAAGATACCGTCACCGCACTGAATATTTTTACCTGGCTAAGACAGACCGGTGCGACAACCGCCGCCAGTGACTGGGCTGAGGTTATCAGGCCACTGATCGATGCTCAGGAAACACCAGACAGCAGTAAAGCCGCGTTTTATAATACATTATCAGTCCTGCAAACCAACCTGGGACAAGAACAGCAGGCAGATCAGGCGATTGATATGGCTATCGATCATGGATTTGGTCTGATGGACCCCGGAATGATGGCTGGAATGATGGCAAACAAAGCCAGCGTACTGAATAAATCGGGGAACCCGCACCATGCACTGAAACTTTTCGAGAATGCCAGGCTTATGGCAGCTATTCCTCCCGGCAATCCGGTGGTTGAAGCCTCTATTATTATGCAAATGGCTCAGATAAAATCCGAGCTTGGCATGGCCAACAGCACTGAAACTGAACAGCAGATCAATCATTCCATTAACATCATCAGACAACTACCGCCTTACGATAAACAACAGAAACATCTGTGCGAGCTTTACCAGGAACTGGCCTCGGTCTTTATGGAACGTGAAGATTTTTCTACCGCTGCAGAAACCTACCTGCAGGCCATTGCGGCGGGTAATCATTTGTATCAACCGGATGAAGGGCCAATGCCCGGTTTACTGGATATCTATCAGTGGTGTTTACAACGTCTCTGA